From one Corvus cornix cornix isolate S_Up_H32 chromosome 21, ASM73873v5, whole genome shotgun sequence genomic stretch:
- the PDPN gene encoding podoplanin isoform X2 yields MFVKVPFFIFILGSVSFVALAQEASSVLEGEESATIDFRDRNDTEFEEFPTVIGHLKTTESAFVLEGESENSTAYEVNTESVDGERSGEPEKTDEGGLGTTALVGIIIGIIVAVGILAGIIIAVARKMSGPKDS; encoded by the exons ATGTTTGTTAAAGTTCCGTTCTTCATCTTCATCCTCGGGAGCGTGTCTTTTGTAGCACTTGCTCAAGAAG caaGCTCAGTTCtagaaggagaagaaagtgcAACAATTgatttcagagacagaaatgaCACAGAATTTGAAGAATTTCCAACAGTG ATTGGACACCTGAAGACCACGGAAAGTGCCTTTGTCCTGGAGGGGGAAAGTGAAAATTCTACTGCTTATGAAGTTAACACAGAAAGTGTCGATG GTGAACGGAGTGGGGAACCAGAGAAAACTGATGAAG gtGGTCTGGGAACAACTGCACTGGTTGGAATAATTATTGGAATCATTGTTGCAGTTGGAATCCTTGCAGGAATAATAATTGCTGTTGCAAGGAAGATGTCAG gccCTAAAGACAGTTGA
- the PDPN gene encoding podoplanin isoform X1, with amino-acid sequence MFVKVPFFIFILGSVSFVALAQEASSVLEGEESATIDFRDRNDTEFEEFPTVIGHLKTTESAFVLEGESENSTAYEVNTESVDGERSGEPEKTDEGGLGTTALVGIIIGIIVAVGILAGIIIAVARKMSGRYSP; translated from the exons ATGTTTGTTAAAGTTCCGTTCTTCATCTTCATCCTCGGGAGCGTGTCTTTTGTAGCACTTGCTCAAGAAG caaGCTCAGTTCtagaaggagaagaaagtgcAACAATTgatttcagagacagaaatgaCACAGAATTTGAAGAATTTCCAACAGTG ATTGGACACCTGAAGACCACGGAAAGTGCCTTTGTCCTGGAGGGGGAAAGTGAAAATTCTACTGCTTATGAAGTTAACACAGAAAGTGTCGATG GTGAACGGAGTGGGGAACCAGAGAAAACTGATGAAG gtGGTCTGGGAACAACTGCACTGGTTGGAATAATTATTGGAATCATTGTTGCAGTTGGAATCCTTGCAGGAATAATAATTGCTGTTGCAAGGAAGATGTCAGGCAGGTACTC gccCTAA
- the PDPN gene encoding podoplanin isoform X3, producing MFVKVPFFIFILGSVSFVALAQEASSVLEGEESATIDFRDRNDTEFEEFPTVIGHLKTTESAFVLEGESENSTAYEVNTESVDGERSGEPEKTDEGGLGTTALVGIIIGIIVAVGILAGIIIAVARKMSGRP from the exons ATGTTTGTTAAAGTTCCGTTCTTCATCTTCATCCTCGGGAGCGTGTCTTTTGTAGCACTTGCTCAAGAAG caaGCTCAGTTCtagaaggagaagaaagtgcAACAATTgatttcagagacagaaatgaCACAGAATTTGAAGAATTTCCAACAGTG ATTGGACACCTGAAGACCACGGAAAGTGCCTTTGTCCTGGAGGGGGAAAGTGAAAATTCTACTGCTTATGAAGTTAACACAGAAAGTGTCGATG GTGAACGGAGTGGGGAACCAGAGAAAACTGATGAAG gtGGTCTGGGAACAACTGCACTGGTTGGAATAATTATTGGAATCATTGTTGCAGTTGGAATCCTTGCAGGAATAATAATTGCTGTTGCAAGGAAGATGTCAGGCAG gccCTAA